A window of Endomicrobiales bacterium contains these coding sequences:
- a CDS encoding ABC transporter permease produces MAAIKRIIAIVLRHILLLPKNFSRWIDMFFWPVLDLLLWGFTTIYLNSHGPQGINFVMLFLGALISWDIMFRAQQSITVTFLEDIWARNMLNLFVSPLSPLEFLSGAIIYGMLKHFITMTFLVLFAFWLYSYNYFTLGFYLVPAVFNLLLFGWVVGIVATAVIVRFGQSAEILAWGLAFMIQPFVGVFYPISTMPPIFRVVSYALPPTYIFEQMRCIVLNKTVNTNFLWIAFALNIFYLLMAFVFFSYIWKSVKIKGYLTKLETQ; encoded by the coding sequence ATGGCGGCAATCAAAAGAATAATTGCTATTGTTTTGCGCCATATATTGCTGCTTCCAAAAAACTTTTCTCGTTGGATAGATATGTTTTTTTGGCCGGTGTTAGACCTTTTGCTTTGGGGTTTTACAACAATATATTTAAATTCGCACGGCCCGCAAGGCATAAACTTTGTTATGCTTTTTTTAGGGGCTCTTATATCGTGGGATATTATGTTTCGCGCGCAGCAATCCATAACAGTCACATTTTTAGAAGATATTTGGGCAAGAAATATGCTTAACCTGTTTGTATCGCCGCTTTCGCCTCTTGAGTTTTTATCGGGTGCTATAATATACGGAATGCTAAAACACTTTATTACAATGACATTTTTGGTTTTGTTTGCATTTTGGCTTTATAGTTATAATTACTTTACTTTGGGTTTTTACCTTGTGCCGGCGGTTTTTAACCTTTTGCTTTTTGGCTGGGTTGTGGGAATAGTTGCCACAGCGGTAATTGTGCGATTTGGCCAATCCGCCGAAATTCTCGCATGGGGACTTGCGTTTATGATTCAGCCATTTGTAGGTGTTTTCTATCCCATATCAACAATGCCGCCAATTTTTAGAGTGGTGTCATACGCACTTCCGCCAACTTATATTTTTGAGCAAATGCGTTGCATTGTTTTAAATAAAACAGTCAATACAAATTTTTTGTGGATTGCTTTTGCGCTAAACATATTTTATCTTCTAATGGCATTTGTTTTTTTCTCATACATTTGGAAAAGTGTAAAAATTAAAGGTTATCTAACAAAACTGGAGACACAATGA
- a CDS encoding ABC transporter ATP-binding protein, whose protein sequence is MIVVEVNNLTKEFNGIKAVDDITFSLKEGIITGMLGPNGAGKTTTIYMLLGLITQTSGSIRIFNKDIAKHRQEVLSQMNFSSTYVSLPSNLKVMENLLFFSYLYDVKQWKKRAVKLLEEFELSGLENKRTGQLSSGQITRLNLVKSLLNSPKFLCLDEPTSSLDPISAKIVRAKLKDMAKKDGITILYTSHNMHEVEQLCDEVIFLHKGKIKAFGTPEQLVQSLKQKDMENVFFELAGDGEKNEGNLSGGAK, encoded by the coding sequence ATGATCGTTGTAGAGGTAAACAATTTAACTAAAGAGTTTAACGGCATAAAGGCCGTTGACGATATAACATTTTCGCTAAAAGAAGGCATAATAACCGGTATGCTTGGCCCAAACGGCGCTGGCAAAACAACAACTATTTATATGCTGCTTGGCTTGATAACGCAAACTTCAGGAAGTATTCGCATTTTTAATAAAGATATCGCAAAACACCGGCAGGAAGTACTTAGCCAAATGAATTTTTCTTCAACCTATGTAAGTTTGCCGTCGAACTTAAAGGTTATGGAGAATCTTTTATTTTTTTCATATCTATACGATGTTAAACAATGGAAAAAGAGAGCAGTAAAGCTATTAGAAGAGTTTGAATTAAGCGGACTTGAAAATAAAAGAACTGGCCAGCTCTCATCAGGGCAGATAACGCGTTTAAACCTTGTTAAAAGTTTGCTTAATAGCCCAAAGTTTTTATGTCTTGACGAGCCAACTTCAAGTTTAGACCCAATTTCCGCAAAAATAGTAAGGGCCAAACTAAAAGATATGGCAAAAAAAGACGGCATCACAATACTTTACACCTCGCACAATATGCACGAAGTTGAGCAGCTCTGTGATGAAGTTATTTTTTTGCATAAGGGCAAAATAAAAGCTTTTGGCACACCTGAGCAGTTAGTGCAATCGCTAAAGCAAAAAGATATGGAAAATGTTTTTTTTGAGCTTGCAGGCGATGGTGAAAAAAATGAAGGCAATTTATCAGGAGGTGCAAAATAA
- a CDS encoding PD-(D/E)XK nuclease family protein, with translation MGNIININLSEDLIASACEQVLEAARSQYDMSNCAVVFGGKRPALFARQYLFEKISQPFLPPKFYSMDELMWQSAAQATNCAGISSIDAAYAIFESAKECAPDLLHQRESFKNFLPWANEIFNFIEELEIEMVPQELLSKLSDTSDIGFDGSLKVNKLLTHIAALKQIYQNKFKQENKFTRAMAYSFCAESLKIDAFKHFDKIIFCGLFYLHKSEKVFIKKLYDTGKVVLIFQGSALQWEALGENAKYFACKIEPQSSHKIAEPKLICATDLYSQAILAKDVLHSNGAPCCKSALILPDSNSLMPVLSEVAPSVKKLNVSCGYPLRRTPFYSLAQNITELLCSIKDGECRAKLYVNAISHPLIKSFNINSGALTRIAVHKIEEVLSGKPISPNSGKLFIDPQVFQSDRVVLNEIANTYAAMGFNINLGIITGLIEFINKVVFYNWKSAQTLYDLCCAYETLIKELSEKSRFLSYPQNVKAGKIVFDYIDELKMSSCAKVIMPQEELCAMFLDLLGGKTVSFKGTPLNGLQVLGFLESRSINFENVVLIDVNEAVLPNVSSVEPLIPAQVRASLKLKSKENEEEIQRYHFTRLLAGAKNSTLIYIEDGTKERSRFIEQLLWAKERSKGALIAESVKRATFSTKIFTGKSAIAKTKEVCEFLENRVYSASSLNTYLQCPVRFYFQYVLGLKEKEEVGEELDSSELGTAVHGFLQESFKKFIGLKPNIDANFRHEFFDNFDNYFKNNLEGKVGPEAFLLHHVLSGKLEEFLDTESNRQVDCIIDLEKTVNFNLELDKKSFAFTAIIDRIDQLSDGSYLILDYKTGALPKALAIGSEEFPAVPSRSELQKYVKSFQLPMYIFAVLKDYQVKEIDAALWGLKQNKIVQLFKKEDNETKEITMSDYKRALKIILEEIVNPKIPFEPDDLVLRTCANCPYNAMC, from the coding sequence ATGGGAAACATAATAAATATAAACCTATCTGAAGATTTAATAGCAAGCGCCTGCGAGCAGGTGTTAGAGGCAGCGCGCTCGCAATACGACATGTCAAATTGCGCGGTTGTTTTTGGCGGCAAAAGGCCGGCGTTGTTTGCCAGGCAATATCTTTTTGAAAAAATTTCCCAACCGTTTTTGCCGCCAAAGTTTTATTCTATGGATGAGCTTATGTGGCAGAGTGCCGCACAGGCAACAAATTGCGCAGGTATCAGCTCAATTGATGCCGCCTATGCGATTTTTGAAAGCGCAAAAGAATGCGCACCGGATTTATTGCACCAAAGAGAGAGTTTTAAAAATTTTCTGCCTTGGGCAAACGAAATATTCAATTTTATTGAAGAGTTAGAAATTGAAATGGTGCCGCAAGAGTTATTATCAAAACTTTCCGACACCTCTGATATTGGGTTTGATGGGTCGCTAAAAGTAAATAAGCTATTAACGCACATAGCAGCATTAAAGCAAATTTACCAAAACAAATTTAAGCAAGAAAATAAATTTACAAGAGCTATGGCTTACAGTTTTTGCGCAGAGTCACTAAAAATAGATGCCTTTAAGCATTTTGATAAAATAATTTTTTGCGGTTTATTTTACCTTCATAAAAGTGAGAAAGTTTTTATAAAAAAGCTTTATGATACTGGCAAAGTTGTGTTAATTTTTCAGGGTTCAGCTTTGCAGTGGGAGGCATTGGGTGAGAACGCGAAATATTTTGCCTGCAAAATAGAGCCGCAAAGCAGTCATAAAATTGCCGAACCAAAACTTATTTGCGCGACAGATTTATATTCACAGGCAATACTTGCAAAAGATGTTTTGCACTCAAATGGCGCGCCTTGTTGCAAAAGCGCGCTTATATTGCCCGATTCTAATTCTTTAATGCCGGTTCTTTCAGAAGTTGCGCCAAGCGTAAAAAAGTTAAATGTTTCCTGTGGTTACCCTTTGCGCAGAACACCATTTTACTCTCTTGCACAAAATATTACGGAGTTGTTGTGCAGTATTAAAGATGGGGAGTGCCGTGCAAAGTTGTATGTTAATGCCATAAGCCACCCGCTTATAAAAAGCTTTAATATAAACTCGGGTGCACTTACAAGAATAGCGGTTCATAAAATTGAAGAGGTTCTAAGCGGAAAGCCAATATCTCCAAACTCTGGTAAGCTTTTCATAGACCCGCAAGTTTTTCAAAGCGATCGCGTTGTGTTAAATGAAATTGCAAACACATACGCTGCTATGGGTTTTAATATAAATTTGGGAATAATCACCGGCTTAATTGAATTTATAAACAAAGTGGTTTTTTATAACTGGAAAAGCGCGCAAACACTTTATGATTTATGTTGCGCCTATGAAACGCTTATAAAAGAACTCTCCGAAAAGAGCAGGTTCTTGTCGTACCCGCAAAATGTAAAGGCGGGGAAAATTGTTTTTGATTATATTGATGAGCTAAAAATGTCTTCTTGCGCGAAAGTTATAATGCCTCAAGAAGAGCTTTGCGCAATGTTTTTAGATTTACTTGGTGGTAAGACGGTTTCATTTAAGGGTACTCCATTAAATGGGTTACAAGTTTTAGGTTTTTTGGAATCGCGTTCAATTAACTTTGAGAATGTTGTTTTGATAGATGTTAACGAAGCGGTTTTGCCAAATGTTAGCTCCGTAGAGCCGCTGATACCCGCTCAGGTGAGAGCATCGCTTAAGCTAAAAAGCAAAGAAAACGAAGAAGAAATACAACGATACCATTTTACACGATTGCTTGCAGGAGCAAAAAATTCCACGCTTATTTATATTGAAGACGGCACCAAAGAGCGCAGCAGGTTTATTGAACAACTGCTTTGGGCAAAAGAAAGGTCTAAGGGTGCCTTAATTGCTGAGAGTGTCAAAAGAGCAACATTTTCTACAAAAATATTTACCGGTAAAAGTGCAATAGCAAAAACAAAAGAGGTCTGTGAGTTTTTAGAAAACAGGGTGTATTCGGCAAGTTCGCTAAATACATATCTTCAATGTCCGGTAAGGTTTTACTTTCAATATGTCCTTGGGCTTAAAGAAAAAGAAGAGGTGGGTGAAGAACTTGATAGTAGCGAACTTGGCACCGCAGTGCATGGCTTTCTGCAAGAATCTTTTAAGAAATTTATTGGCTTAAAGCCCAACATAGATGCAAATTTTCGCCATGAATTCTTTGATAATTTTGACAATTATTTTAAAAATAATTTAGAAGGCAAAGTTGGGCCTGAAGCGTTTTTGCTGCATCATGTGCTAAGCGGCAAGCTTGAAGAGTTTTTAGATACAGAAAGCAATCGCCAAGTGGATTGTATTATTGACCTTGAGAAAACAGTTAACTTTAACCTTGAGTTAGATAAAAAAAGTTTTGCTTTCACGGCAATAATAGACAGAATTGACCAGCTTTCGGACGGTTCATATTTAATTTTAGATTATAAAACAGGAGCTCTCCCAAAGGCTCTTGCTATAGGCAGTGAGGAATTCCCTGCTGTGCCATCAAGAAGCGAGTTACAAAAATATGTTAAGTCGTTTCAACTGCCCATGTATATTTTTGCAGTTTTAAAAGATTACCAGGTAAAAGAGATAGATGCGGCTTTGTGGGGCCTTAAACAAAATAAAATAGTGCAATTGTTCAAAAAAGAAGACAATGAAACAAAAGAAATAACAATGTCTGATTATAAACGGGCATTAAAAATAATTCTTGAAGAGATTGTAAACCCGAAAATACCGTTTGAACCGGACGATTTGGTTTTGCGAACATGCGCAAATTGCCCGTACAACGCAATGTGTTAA
- a CDS encoding UvrD-helicase domain-containing protein, translated as MQKNQTNLSSERAQIISASAGSGKTFAIAKRYVRLALGLEKSGFYADPSSILAITFTNKAALEMKRRILLFLKKIAFDSFENPNEKAELLHGSQLTQEQLKNKAVEVLDGIFKRYGKFRVQTIDSFVKAVLDGFAFELGLSASFSVESSHKEALSEALQVALTNAQNDTVLKNEFIEFADRYRMQNDTVVWLFSDKLLSTVSQLYNESASCGFDFAKPFALSTQDIKAKRESFIKLNAQLLEKLPKGTHKGFIKAINKTNETGIYFSVEGLGAYYKKEKIEITKNNESNEEAEYIFAKVKEELASIALAEAGSYYNSYLDVYNAVLSEVGRIAKHKDQLFLIELNGRMQELAQYKGVNPSEIYLHLAARYSHLLLDEFQDTNPLQWRNLTPLIEEALSCENGSVWIVGDVKQAIYGFRGGDSKIFASAYTQLEKYNPQKSSLLNNYRSAKEIVEFNNAVFSKENLCAFIEIIKINSDDNVLVENINSVKDALLSNFERVTQNAMSSSSGFVSVQYYGDKKEKTKQEWGDYLKEKFLKTIVELKSRYAYSSIAVLVNDNKDAAQFTQWLLEKNIPVKSDATTNILQNCLICQSIAFMTFLNSPIDNLAFATFIEGEVFTKASKISQEEIRNFIFNWHKTNRQDYLYRAFEKHYKTAWDSLIAPLFSSAGFMPLYEYFSTFIEKFAIFKNFPGNEVFFVWLLNIIKEGEEKLGEYATFNEYLLTLDPKKLCIPSADVDAVQVLSIHKAKGLEFDAVVLPAFAFDFGAHRDEVETVEYNGKLSLIKAGLKEAGYSKELKNLYMDIKKPKIIDAFNVAYVALTRAKKELFVFVPANSRNSNNLARFLLNETKQGNIENSLIMPELASSNKMPQPDCRDWLEFLRSEFPASEEIKGRVAIKNGKLYHLVLSKIGNLSALSEVEISKIASSAAAFALNSIFTNKNLESFNTEIYKFISSKELKDVFFNEQAEVSCEREIQDANGFTLRMDRLVVGENVLVVDFKSSKDNIVEHISQVQNYIDTICPVFAPKKVKGAIVYIDTQEVIWVKE; from the coding sequence CCATAACTTTTACCAACAAAGCCGCTTTAGAAATGAAGCGGCGCATATTGCTGTTCCTTAAAAAAATAGCGTTTGACAGCTTTGAAAACCCAAACGAAAAAGCTGAGCTGTTGCACGGCTCACAACTAACACAAGAACAATTAAAAAATAAAGCGGTGGAAGTGCTTGATGGAATTTTCAAGCGCTATGGCAAGTTTCGTGTGCAAACCATAGACAGTTTTGTAAAAGCCGTTCTGGATGGTTTTGCTTTTGAATTAGGCCTTAGCGCATCTTTTTCGGTAGAGTCAAGCCACAAGGAAGCATTGTCCGAAGCACTTCAAGTTGCGCTTACAAACGCACAAAACGATACAGTATTAAAAAATGAGTTTATTGAGTTTGCCGATAGATATAGAATGCAAAATGATACTGTTGTTTGGTTGTTTTCAGATAAGTTGTTGAGTACTGTTTCACAACTTTACAATGAAAGCGCGTCTTGCGGCTTTGATTTTGCCAAACCATTTGCACTTAGCACGCAAGACATAAAAGCAAAAAGAGAAAGTTTTATAAAGTTAAATGCTCAGCTTTTAGAAAAACTCCCGAAAGGCACGCATAAGGGCTTTATAAAGGCGATAAATAAAACTAACGAAACAGGTATTTATTTCAGTGTTGAGGGCTTGGGTGCATACTATAAAAAAGAAAAAATAGAAATTACAAAAAACAATGAAAGCAATGAGGAAGCAGAGTATATATTTGCCAAAGTTAAAGAAGAGCTTGCAAGCATTGCGCTTGCAGAGGCGGGTAGTTACTACAATTCGTATTTAGATGTTTATAATGCTGTTTTATCCGAGGTTGGACGCATAGCAAAGCACAAAGACCAGCTTTTCCTAATTGAGTTAAATGGCCGTATGCAGGAACTTGCGCAATATAAAGGCGTTAACCCATCTGAAATATACTTACATCTCGCCGCGCGCTATTCCCACTTATTATTAGATGAATTTCAAGACACAAACCCGCTTCAGTGGAGAAACCTAACCCCTTTAATTGAAGAAGCGCTTTCTTGCGAAAATGGGTCGGTGTGGATAGTTGGCGATGTAAAGCAGGCAATTTACGGTTTTCGTGGCGGTGATAGTAAAATATTTGCTTCCGCCTACACACAGCTTGAAAAGTACAATCCTCAGAAAAGTTCGCTATTAAATAACTATCGCAGTGCTAAAGAGATAGTTGAGTTTAACAATGCTGTGTTTTCAAAAGAAAACCTTTGCGCGTTTATTGAAATCATTAAAATTAATTCTGACGATAATGTACTTGTGGAAAACATAAATAGTGTAAAAGATGCGTTGCTTTCAAACTTTGAACGAGTTACGCAAAATGCAATGAGCAGCTCGTCTGGTTTTGTTTCGGTGCAATATTATGGCGACAAGAAAGAGAAAACTAAGCAGGAGTGGGGAGATTATTTAAAAGAAAAATTTTTAAAAACAATTGTTGAGCTTAAAAGCAGATATGCTTACAGCTCTATTGCGGTGCTTGTAAATGACAATAAAGACGCAGCGCAGTTCACGCAATGGCTTTTAGAAAAAAACATTCCAGTAAAGTCGGACGCCACAACAAATATACTGCAAAACTGTCTAATTTGCCAAAGCATTGCATTTATGACATTTCTTAATTCGCCCATAGATAATCTGGCATTTGCCACATTTATTGAAGGTGAGGTTTTTACCAAAGCATCCAAAATTTCACAAGAAGAAATACGCAATTTTATTTTTAATTGGCATAAAACAAATAGGCAGGATTATCTCTATAGAGCTTTTGAAAAACATTACAAAACCGCATGGGATAGTTTAATTGCCCCGCTTTTTTCAAGTGCCGGGTTTATGCCGCTTTATGAGTATTTCTCTACATTTATTGAAAAGTTTGCGATATTTAAAAACTTCCCAGGCAATGAAGTGTTCTTTGTCTGGCTTTTAAACATCATAAAAGAGGGTGAAGAAAAGCTTGGTGAGTACGCAACATTTAATGAGTACCTTTTAACGCTTGACCCAAAAAAACTCTGCATTCCATCTGCCGATGTAGATGCTGTGCAGGTTTTAAGCATTCACAAGGCAAAAGGCCTTGAGTTTGACGCGGTTGTTTTACCAGCGTTTGCATTTGATTTTGGTGCCCACAGGGATGAGGTGGAAACAGTTGAATATAATGGAAAGCTTTCACTTATAAAAGCCGGCTTAAAAGAAGCGGGATATTCAAAAGAACTTAAAAATTTGTATATGGATATAAAAAAGCCCAAAATAATAGATGCTTTTAATGTTGCTTATGTGGCTTTAACCAGAGCCAAAAAAGAGTTGTTCGTTTTCGTTCCTGCCAACAGCCGAAACTCAAACAACCTTGCGCGCTTTTTATTAAATGAAACAAAACAGGGCAATATTGAAAATAGTTTGATAATGCCCGAGCTTGCAAGCTCAAATAAAATGCCGCAGCCCGATTGCCGCGACTGGCTTGAGTTTTTGCGAAGCGAGTTTCCAGCAAGTGAGGAAATAAAAGGCCGCGTTGCTATAAAAAACGGGAAGTTGTATCACCTGGTGCTTTCAAAAATTGGCAATTTGTCAGCTCTTAGTGAGGTGGAAATTTCTAAAATCGCAAGCAGTGCCGCCGCGTTTGCTTTAAATTCAATTTTTACAAATAAAAATCTTGAAAGTTTCAATACTGAAATTTATAAATTTATCAGCTCAAAAGAATTAAAAGATGTTTTCTTTAATGAACAAGCCGAAGTATCTTGCGAAAGAGAAATACAAGACGCAAATGGTTTTACGCTAAGAATGGACCGCCTTGTAGTTGGCGAAAATGTTTTAGTTGTAGATTTCAAAAGCTCAAAAGATAACATTGTGGAACATATCTCACAGGTGCAAAATTACATAGATACCATTTGTCCTGTTTTTGCACCAAAAAAAGTAAAAGGCGCAATTGTTTATATTGATACGCAAGAAGTGATTTGGGTAAAAGAATAA